From one Cupriavidus oxalaticus genomic stretch:
- a CDS encoding SCO family protein, with the protein MRWNRRAWLRGISGSILAIASRDMYAHVGIGPVNPPLAIPDTLVIDDGGQKRRLVKVLSGGVSAVQTMFTGCSSVCPLQGALFSAVQEAIPRLRSRYPVRLLSVSIDPLADTPDALRSWLKRYDAGPAWHAVTPRIGDVEAIRTALAGRAPSPDLDRHATQVYFFDKAARLCWRSTTLPPSEEVLRVLEHLAKA; encoded by the coding sequence ATGAGATGGAACCGGCGTGCATGGCTTCGGGGTATTTCCGGAAGCATCCTGGCGATTGCGTCGCGCGACATGTATGCGCACGTTGGTATCGGCCCGGTCAATCCGCCACTAGCTATTCCCGACACCTTGGTCATCGACGATGGCGGTCAAAAGCGCCGCCTCGTGAAAGTCCTATCCGGTGGCGTTTCGGCGGTGCAGACAATGTTCACCGGCTGCAGTTCGGTTTGTCCGCTGCAGGGCGCACTGTTTTCCGCGGTCCAGGAGGCTATCCCGCGACTGCGCTCGCGCTATCCGGTCCGATTGCTGTCCGTGAGCATTGATCCGCTCGCCGATACACCGGACGCGTTGCGCTCATGGCTCAAGCGATACGACGCCGGCCCGGCGTGGCATGCCGTGACGCCGCGCATCGGGGATGTCGAGGCAATCAGAACCGCCCTCGCCGGCCGCGCCCCATCGCCGGACCTGGATCGCCACGCCACGCAAGTCTATTTCTTCGACAAGGCTGCCCGGCTTTGCTGGCGTAGCACCACCTTGCCGCCGTCCGAGGAAGTCCTCCGTGTTCTAGAGCACCTGGCGAAAGCGTGA
- a CDS encoding low molecular weight protein-tyrosine-phosphatase: MIRSVLVICQGNICRSPMAEGLLREALPGWSVQSAGLGALIGEPADPIAVGLLAERGVNISAHRAQQLTIFLADQADLILVMDSDQKADVQRQYPQVSGKVFRLGEAGNVDIPDPYFKPRQAFEQVFELIQQGIGAWVNRLRALG, encoded by the coding sequence ATGATTCGCTCGGTACTGGTCATCTGCCAGGGCAATATCTGCCGTAGTCCCATGGCAGAAGGGCTCCTGCGCGAGGCCTTGCCAGGCTGGTCCGTTCAATCGGCTGGTCTGGGCGCCTTGATTGGCGAGCCGGCGGATCCCATCGCCGTGGGCTTGCTTGCAGAACGAGGCGTCAATATCTCCGCACATCGGGCGCAGCAATTGACCATCTTCCTCGCCGACCAAGCTGACCTCATCCTTGTCATGGACAGCGACCAGAAGGCCGATGTCCAACGTCAGTACCCGCAAGTATCTGGCAAGGTGTTCCGGCTCGGCGAGGCAGGCAACGTTGATATTCCGGATCCTTATTTCAAACCGCGCCAGGCTTTCGAGCAGGTGTTCGAGTTGATCCAGCAGGGCATTGGCGCCTGGGTGAATCGCCTCAGGGCTCTCGGCTAA
- a CDS encoding right-handed parallel beta-helix repeat-containing protein, with protein MATAGAAQAGYMLPLADAKASTPEPRTPEALSLLDFMPDGMREDALTGKAAMDHTAAVQAALDSGVAVLTVPGRAVFRLTAPLTVRHKIRLVGNGELRFTAGIASAAAITVRKDGCEFDGIYLTNRNRLQSQTGGRNVGICFMANLGTVTRSTIQYFQNGVQAESNGEFHDYVIADNKILDCIGAGGGHANPGDNGEDRGDGITIWGCAATIVGNLVTAMAGQDCRVGIHVEGLANYHADSFPLQDNLCTISGNVVRGPFRRSIVSEQVSNATITGNTCQGATWWGIAVIRSHSNTVVANTVLYNRARTDQSGAAWKPVYAGIMLYGGCVQCVVSGNSVDLSRGYAVTAVCLQGLASDTVAQATQASSTNGTANVAMAAANPMIQVGQIITGAGVPPSTYVVSMAGTVLVASNGIAAGKPVLSFTANDRGQGNQVTGNSLFCNATNEADGIEVLYQDCPAINSNNMRGVGKHGIYAYGTSEPVINGNTLNGQNGTGSGIYLEASGTAAVVVGNVVAGFSAPRSCGIAAFNRSGGVISGNFVRGCTTDIDLFGTTSMSVTGNSSAGCTRHYSGGNSAGMMLANNIHK; from the coding sequence GTGGCCACCGCCGGCGCTGCACAGGCGGGTTATATGCTCCCTCTGGCCGATGCAAAGGCCAGCACGCCCGAGCCCAGGACGCCCGAGGCGCTCAGCCTGCTTGATTTCATGCCCGACGGCATGCGCGAGGATGCATTGACCGGCAAGGCGGCAATGGATCACACCGCTGCGGTGCAGGCAGCCCTGGATAGTGGGGTAGCCGTGCTTACCGTGCCGGGCCGGGCGGTATTCAGACTGACCGCCCCACTGACAGTCCGGCACAAGATCCGTCTGGTCGGCAACGGTGAGTTGCGCTTTACCGCCGGCATCGCCAGCGCGGCCGCCATCACGGTCAGGAAGGACGGCTGCGAGTTTGATGGGATCTATCTCACCAACCGCAACCGGCTGCAATCCCAGACCGGCGGCAGGAATGTCGGCATCTGCTTCATGGCCAACCTGGGCACGGTGACGCGCTCGACCATACAGTATTTCCAGAACGGCGTGCAGGCCGAGTCGAACGGCGAGTTTCACGATTATGTGATCGCCGACAACAAGATACTGGATTGCATCGGCGCGGGGGGCGGCCACGCCAATCCCGGCGACAACGGAGAGGACCGTGGCGATGGCATTACCATCTGGGGCTGCGCCGCGACCATCGTGGGTAACCTGGTCACCGCCATGGCGGGCCAGGATTGCCGGGTCGGCATTCATGTGGAAGGCCTGGCGAACTACCACGCCGACAGCTTTCCGCTGCAGGACAACCTGTGCACCATCAGCGGCAACGTGGTGCGCGGCCCGTTCCGCCGCAGCATTGTCAGCGAGCAGGTCAGCAATGCGACCATCACCGGCAACACCTGCCAAGGGGCAACGTGGTGGGGCATCGCGGTGATACGGTCCCATTCGAACACCGTGGTGGCCAATACGGTGCTGTACAATCGGGCACGCACCGACCAGAGCGGCGCAGCCTGGAAACCTGTCTATGCCGGCATCATGCTGTATGGGGGCTGCGTCCAATGCGTGGTGTCAGGAAATAGCGTGGATCTATCACGTGGCTATGCCGTGACTGCCGTCTGCCTGCAAGGGCTGGCAAGTGACACAGTGGCGCAGGCCACGCAGGCATCTTCCACCAATGGCACCGCCAACGTGGCAATGGCGGCCGCCAATCCGATGATTCAGGTGGGGCAGATCATCACCGGCGCCGGGGTGCCACCATCGACTTATGTGGTGAGCATGGCCGGTACCGTGCTGGTGGCCAGTAACGGCATCGCCGCGGGCAAGCCGGTGCTCTCCTTCACGGCGAATGACCGCGGCCAGGGCAACCAGGTGACGGGTAACAGCCTGTTCTGCAATGCCACCAACGAAGCAGACGGCATCGAGGTGCTGTACCAGGATTGCCCGGCAATCAACAGCAACAACATGCGCGGCGTGGGCAAGCACGGCATCTATGCCTATGGCACCAGCGAGCCGGTCATCAATGGCAACACCCTGAACGGCCAGAATGGCACCGGGAGTGGCATTTACCTGGAGGCAAGCGGCACGGCGGCGGTTGTCGTCGGCAACGTGGTGGCAGGGTTCAGCGCGCCGCGGTCCTGTGGGATCGCGGCATTCAATCGCAGCGGGGGCGTGATCTCCGGCAACTTCGTGAGGGGTTGCACCACCGATATTGACCTGTTTGGGACCACCAGCATGTCGGTGACTGGCAACAGCTCTGCCGGTTGCACCAGGCACTACAGCGGCGGCAACAGTGCCGGCATGATGTTGGCGAACAATATCCATAAATAA
- a CDS encoding RICIN domain-containing protein encodes MAHPPRWAGAVCIAIAMTLSGAAAAQPAATVSTLSMSGLCIDVAGISLDDGANVLVWTCNGQANQKWQLTQAGTQYQLIAEHSGKCMDIAGISQTPGASAVQWPCNGQANQQFGLHRQGTGYSIIAAHSGMCLAPQGGASPQAGQAVVQMPCDGSASQTWAIDGVSLQPATLPSKWTAPRTLPIVPVAAANMPNGKILTWSSYDRFNFGGDGGQTYTAIFDPATGSSTETLVTNTGHDMFCPGIANLPDGRIFVNGGSSDTKTSIFNPGNGTWSAGPPMNIGRGYQGSVTLSNGGVFTIGGSWATVRGGKDGETWLPTSGWQRNTAVLASYFLTNDAAGIWRSDNHTWLFSVANGRVFHAGPSQRMNWVDTAGNGSVTWAGQRGTDTDAMNGNAVMFDIGKILTIGGAPNYDNTWATGNAHLIDLNGGNATVRQIGAMAYPRAFHNSVVLPNGQVVVIGGQTYAQPFSDDRAVLVAELWDPATEKFRMLAPMATPRTYHSVALLLPDGRVLSGGGGLCGNCSTNHPTVEILTPPYLLNADGSAAVRPAINSAPAEAILGTAIAVTTDSTVTSFAAVRLSSATHSVNNEQRRIPLSFTRGTAGEYLLNIPSDPGVAVPGYYMLFALNDKGVPSLAKTVRIR; translated from the coding sequence ATGGCACACCCGCCCAGATGGGCTGGCGCCGTTTGCATTGCCATTGCCATGACACTATCGGGTGCAGCGGCCGCACAACCCGCTGCCACGGTCAGCACGCTGAGCATGAGCGGCTTGTGTATCGACGTCGCAGGGATCTCGCTGGACGACGGCGCGAACGTGCTTGTCTGGACGTGCAATGGGCAGGCAAACCAAAAGTGGCAGCTCACTCAAGCCGGCACCCAGTACCAGCTCATTGCCGAGCACAGTGGCAAGTGCATGGATATCGCCGGCATTAGCCAGACCCCGGGTGCTTCTGCGGTGCAGTGGCCCTGCAACGGGCAAGCGAACCAGCAGTTCGGGCTGCACCGGCAGGGAACCGGGTACTCGATCATCGCCGCGCATAGTGGCATGTGCCTCGCCCCCCAGGGTGGCGCGAGCCCGCAGGCAGGCCAGGCAGTCGTGCAGATGCCGTGCGATGGCAGCGCCAGCCAGACTTGGGCCATCGATGGCGTATCCCTGCAGCCTGCCACCCTGCCATCAAAGTGGACGGCGCCCCGGACGCTTCCAATCGTGCCGGTGGCGGCGGCGAACATGCCCAACGGCAAGATACTGACATGGTCCTCCTATGACCGCTTCAATTTCGGCGGCGACGGCGGCCAGACTTATACCGCCATCTTTGACCCGGCGACTGGATCGTCCACCGAAACGCTCGTCACGAATACCGGCCACGACATGTTCTGTCCAGGCATTGCGAATCTCCCCGACGGGCGGATCTTCGTCAACGGCGGCTCCAGCGATACCAAGACCAGCATCTTCAACCCCGGCAACGGCACGTGGTCCGCGGGCCCGCCGATGAACATCGGGCGCGGGTACCAGGGTAGCGTCACGCTGAGCAATGGTGGCGTATTTACCATCGGCGGGTCCTGGGCCACCGTCAGGGGAGGCAAGGATGGCGAGACCTGGCTCCCGACTTCTGGCTGGCAGCGCAACACTGCAGTGCTGGCCTCCTATTTCCTTACCAATGATGCCGCCGGCATCTGGCGATCGGATAACCATACCTGGTTGTTCTCCGTTGCCAATGGCCGCGTGTTCCACGCAGGCCCAAGCCAGCGCATGAACTGGGTCGATACCGCCGGCAACGGCAGCGTTACCTGGGCCGGCCAGCGTGGCACGGACACCGATGCCATGAACGGCAACGCCGTCATGTTCGACATTGGCAAGATTCTCACCATTGGTGGCGCGCCGAATTACGATAACACTTGGGCAACCGGGAATGCCCATCTTATTGATCTCAACGGAGGAAATGCCACGGTGCGCCAGATCGGCGCCATGGCCTACCCACGGGCGTTCCACAATAGTGTGGTACTGCCAAACGGCCAGGTTGTGGTGATCGGTGGCCAGACCTATGCGCAGCCGTTCTCTGATGACCGTGCCGTGCTGGTCGCGGAGTTGTGGGATCCCGCCACCGAGAAGTTCCGCATGCTCGCGCCCATGGCTACGCCGCGCACGTACCACAGCGTGGCCCTGCTCCTGCCTGATGGACGCGTGCTGAGCGGCGGCGGCGGTCTGTGCGGCAACTGTTCCACCAATCATCCGACGGTCGAGATCCTGACGCCGCCTTACCTGCTGAATGCGGACGGTTCGGCAGCAGTGCGGCCCGCTATCAATTCGGCACCGGCGGAGGCCATCCTGGGTACTGCCATCGCCGTGACCACCGACAGCACAGTGACCAGCTTCGCTGCCGTCCGCCTGTCATCGGCCACGCACTCCGTCAACAACGAGCAGCGCCGAATTCCACTGAGCTTCACCAGAGGCACGGCGGGCGAGTACCTGCTCAATATCCCATCCGACCCAGGCGTTGCCGTCCCGGGCTATTACATGCTGTTTGCGCTAAATGACAAGGGCGTGCCGAGCCTCGCAAAGACGGTGCGTATTCGCTGA
- a CDS encoding glycosyltransferase, protein MTRSVFILHPGKANYPEVPAYSSHLAEWGFRVASGTLEDFERLPDRPDTILWAIMGFYRQDMPAAYVIHDYRSLSVGRLVQLKDLAKRYLNAKPNLRIFQNDRQRQLMRFNDGIPSILLPMGIPDWIFKPEFSAPKVGDPIADFCYIGDMSRERHFDMVLKAFERSFANSGYKLMLIGQPEPQIHAKFGSVPGIHFAGRFPQQDALRLVARSRAAICYFPYHRPHCYQTPTKLLEYAALGKPIICNDAPANLECCKQLNIESIVTGADIFGSLTGEQLALAKPNDRERFKELTWQTVINRSGIQAFLR, encoded by the coding sequence ATGACGAGATCCGTATTCATCTTGCACCCCGGAAAGGCAAACTACCCTGAGGTCCCCGCCTATTCCAGTCACCTCGCGGAATGGGGCTTCCGTGTCGCCTCAGGCACCCTGGAGGACTTCGAACGCCTGCCAGACCGACCCGACACCATCCTCTGGGCCATCATGGGCTTCTACCGCCAGGACATGCCAGCGGCCTATGTCATCCATGACTATCGTTCGCTTTCGGTGGGCCGGCTCGTCCAACTCAAGGATCTTGCCAAGCGCTATCTCAACGCAAAACCGAACTTGCGCATTTTTCAGAACGATCGACAACGACAATTAATGCGCTTCAATGATGGAATTCCTTCAATCCTGCTGCCGATGGGAATTCCGGACTGGATCTTCAAGCCCGAATTTTCAGCACCGAAGGTCGGGGATCCCATAGCCGATTTCTGCTATATAGGGGATATGAGTCGGGAGCGGCATTTCGATATGGTTTTGAAGGCGTTTGAGCGAAGCTTCGCCAATAGCGGGTACAAGCTGATGCTGATAGGCCAGCCGGAACCACAGATTCATGCAAAGTTCGGGTCAGTACCTGGCATTCACTTTGCCGGCAGATTTCCTCAGCAAGATGCCTTGAGGCTCGTTGCCAGATCACGCGCGGCGATCTGCTACTTCCCCTATCACCGTCCGCACTGCTACCAGACACCGACCAAACTATTGGAGTATGCTGCACTCGGAAAACCGATCATCTGCAACGATGCTCCTGCCAATCTTGAGTGCTGCAAACAGCTGAACATAGAAAGCATTGTCACAGGCGCGGATATCTTTGGCTCGCTCACCGGCGAACAGCTAGCTCTCGCTAAGCCGAATGACCGTGAGCGCTTCAAAGAACTGACCTGGCAGACAGTGATCAATCGATCCGGAATCCAAGCCTTTCTTCGGTGA
- a CDS encoding glycosyltransferase, with the protein MKITHLIESTATGTLAMVCLAANHFAGRGHKVTVVYSRRPETPSNLAELFHRDVALHVLPMGPKDLPLGLIEVRRKLRDLDPDVLHMHSSFAGFVGRMATIGWRSDLRALYSPHCISFMRTDISHTKRRIFTLLEAAAARSRASYVACSRSEAQAIHRSLGRSAILLENAVDVDFFARSQWKATVGAQGPRARFAVVTAGGIRRQKGFELFAEIARRLSGQGFEFLWIGDGDTTSKAVLTAAGVRVSGWRSREEVRNILHDADTYLSTAAWEGMPISVIEAMAASLPVLASRCAGNIDVIDDGINGLLFSAADEAVNCLERLRGDPSLHARLATDGHHAARRRFAQGRFLHELEQIYIRSDRYD; encoded by the coding sequence ATGAAGATCACGCACTTGATTGAGTCAACGGCTACAGGAACGCTGGCGATGGTTTGCCTTGCCGCCAATCACTTTGCGGGCCGTGGGCACAAGGTAACTGTCGTCTATTCCCGCCGGCCGGAGACTCCCTCCAACTTGGCCGAGTTGTTCCATCGCGATGTCGCGCTCCACGTATTACCGATGGGTCCCAAAGACCTGCCACTCGGCCTGATTGAAGTTCGCCGCAAGCTGAGGGATCTCGACCCGGATGTGCTGCACATGCATTCGTCATTTGCCGGATTCGTCGGCCGCATGGCCACGATCGGTTGGCGATCAGACCTGAGAGCACTGTACAGCCCGCATTGCATCTCTTTCATGAGAACCGACATTTCGCACACCAAGAGGCGAATCTTCACCTTGCTCGAGGCTGCTGCGGCGCGGAGCCGGGCCAGCTACGTGGCTTGCTCGCGCAGCGAGGCACAAGCGATTCATCGCTCACTGGGACGCTCCGCCATCCTGCTCGAGAATGCGGTGGACGTGGACTTCTTCGCCCGCTCCCAATGGAAGGCAACAGTTGGCGCTCAGGGGCCCCGCGCACGCTTTGCAGTCGTGACTGCCGGCGGCATCCGACGGCAGAAGGGCTTTGAACTGTTCGCGGAGATCGCCCGGCGCCTGTCAGGCCAGGGGTTCGAGTTCCTGTGGATTGGCGACGGCGACACCACCAGCAAGGCCGTCCTTACCGCTGCCGGCGTACGCGTGTCAGGGTGGCGTAGCCGCGAGGAGGTACGTAACATCCTCCACGATGCAGACACCTATCTCTCGACCGCCGCATGGGAAGGCATGCCCATCTCCGTGATCGAAGCCATGGCCGCTAGCCTCCCCGTCCTGGCCAGTCGCTGCGCCGGCAACATCGATGTCATTGACGATGGCATCAATGGCCTGCTGTTCTCAGCGGCCGACGAGGCTGTGAACTGTCTTGAACGCTTGCGTGGGGATCCTTCACTGCACGCCCGGCTAGCGACCGATGGTCATCACGCAGCCCGGCGGCGCTTTGCGCAGGGCAGGTTTCTTCATGAGCTTGAGCAGATCTATATCCGATCTGACAGGTACGACTAG
- a CDS encoding undecaprenyl-phosphate glucose phosphotransferase produces the protein MATNRAFAVEREAALQYLYRGADAVIVGACGSLMGTVLFVDGLYGAPPVHGFLTALWATALLLVFPALGLYGSWRGRSRAMLAMRTLLAWGLVSVMGLMAAFLMHQIGAVSRLWATGSFLLAGLALVGFRIAIYRVLGHVRQKGIDAKRVVLFGYGPLGQEMYQRVEHIRDAGYEVVGIYHDEPEALPVEVRSLRSIPEVCAFVRSQGVREIWLTLPMAACRDLQSVVHQFRNDLIDIRWVPDIMSIELLGHRFSEFLGLPMIDLNSPPVSGVTGLLKASFDRIFATCVLVGLAPLLLVIAALVKLSSPGPVLFRQARLGMDGQPFNVYKFRTMVVHQDHGVTQAVRGDRRITRIGAFLRRTSLDELPQFINVLRGEMSVVGPRPHAIEHNEHYTELIDRYMLRHRVKPGITGWAQINGLRGQTDTVDKMRKRLEFDIYYIRNWSFQLDLNIILRTAVHGWVGPGAF, from the coding sequence ATGGCAACGAATCGTGCCTTTGCAGTCGAGCGCGAGGCCGCTTTGCAATACCTTTACCGCGGTGCGGACGCGGTCATCGTGGGCGCATGCGGCAGCCTCATGGGCACCGTCCTGTTCGTTGATGGACTGTACGGCGCACCGCCCGTGCATGGCTTTCTCACCGCGCTATGGGCCACGGCGTTGCTACTGGTCTTTCCCGCACTGGGCCTGTATGGGTCGTGGCGCGGCCGCAGCCGGGCGATGCTCGCCATGCGCACGCTGCTCGCGTGGGGCCTAGTCAGCGTCATGGGCCTGATGGCCGCTTTCCTGATGCACCAGATCGGCGCGGTGTCGCGGCTGTGGGCGACCGGCAGCTTCCTGCTGGCCGGTCTCGCGCTGGTCGGCTTCCGCATCGCGATCTACCGCGTGCTGGGCCATGTGCGGCAGAAGGGGATCGACGCCAAGCGGGTGGTGCTCTTCGGCTATGGACCGCTTGGCCAGGAGATGTACCAGCGCGTCGAGCATATCCGGGACGCTGGCTATGAGGTGGTGGGCATCTATCACGATGAGCCGGAGGCGCTGCCTGTGGAAGTGCGTTCGCTGCGGTCGATCCCCGAGGTATGCGCCTTCGTACGCAGCCAAGGTGTACGCGAGATCTGGCTTACGTTGCCAATGGCCGCCTGCCGCGACCTCCAGAGCGTGGTGCACCAGTTCCGCAATGACCTGATCGACATTCGCTGGGTGCCAGACATCATGTCGATCGAGCTGCTCGGACACCGCTTCAGCGAGTTTCTCGGCCTGCCGATGATCGATCTCAACAGCCCGCCGGTGTCTGGCGTCACGGGTCTGCTGAAGGCGAGCTTCGACCGGATCTTTGCCACCTGCGTCCTGGTTGGCCTGGCGCCATTGCTGCTGGTGATCGCGGCCCTGGTCAAGTTGTCATCACCCGGGCCCGTCTTGTTCCGGCAGGCGCGGCTCGGCATGGATGGCCAGCCCTTCAATGTGTACAAATTCCGTACGATGGTGGTCCACCAGGACCACGGTGTCACGCAGGCCGTGCGCGGAGACCGGCGTATCACCCGCATTGGCGCCTTCTTGCGCCGCACCAGCCTCGACGAACTGCCACAGTTCATAAACGTGCTGCGAGGCGAAATGTCGGTGGTGGGGCCGCGTCCCCATGCGATCGAGCACAATGAACACTACACGGAGCTGATTGACCGCTATATGCTGCGCCATCGCGTTAAGCCAGGCATTACCGGTTGGGCGCAGATCAATGGGCTGCGTGGCCAGACCGATACCGTCGACAAGATGCGCAAACGGCTTGAGTTCGACATCTATTACATCCGCAACTGGTCGTTCCAGCTGGACCTGAACATTATCCTGCGCACCGCCGTGCACGGCTGGGTGGGACCTGGTGCGTTCTGA
- a CDS encoding NAD-dependent epimerase/dehydratase family protein, translated as MMGEISNGNCAVIFGGNGFIGAFLAASLGQSGRYRKVYLFDREPIEAKHNRFRLAMVRSIPGVTEVLGDVRQPIDWMPQEAVEFVANLASVHREPGHEVHEYYETNILGAEHVCEWAKRANVRNIVFTSSIAMYGFSDEKRDENSLPVPTSPYGGSKLVAEKIHLSWLNEDRARRVLTIVRPGVVFGPGEGGNVSRLIQAVTRRYFFYMGNKNTRKAGVYVRELVDAILWVHQQQIEKQDSYALFNMSMEPAPAIRDYVDAVCDTAGIKRYVPEVPFSLLLIASHGISLVAGLVGLKQPFSPVRVRKLVRPNHIVPGYLLSSEYTFKYNLNSAFRDWRTLCPDDWK; from the coding sequence ATGATGGGCGAAATCTCGAACGGAAATTGCGCGGTCATCTTCGGCGGCAATGGCTTCATCGGTGCATTCCTGGCGGCAAGCCTCGGGCAGAGCGGACGATATCGCAAGGTCTATCTTTTCGACAGGGAGCCCATCGAGGCCAAGCATAACCGATTCCGGCTCGCCATGGTCCGGTCCATCCCAGGGGTGACGGAAGTGCTTGGCGATGTGCGCCAGCCGATCGACTGGATGCCGCAGGAAGCCGTCGAGTTTGTTGCCAATCTCGCCTCCGTGCATCGCGAACCCGGGCACGAGGTCCACGAGTATTACGAGACGAACATTCTCGGCGCGGAGCACGTCTGCGAATGGGCGAAGCGCGCCAATGTCAGGAACATTGTCTTCACCAGCTCGATCGCAATGTATGGATTTAGCGATGAGAAGCGCGACGAGAACTCGCTGCCGGTTCCCACGTCGCCATACGGCGGTTCCAAGCTGGTCGCTGAGAAAATTCATCTCTCCTGGCTCAATGAAGACCGGGCCCGACGTGTGCTGACCATCGTGCGTCCTGGCGTCGTCTTTGGCCCGGGCGAAGGCGGAAATGTATCCCGACTGATCCAGGCAGTCACGCGCCGATACTTCTTCTATATGGGCAACAAGAACACGCGCAAGGCAGGCGTCTATGTCAGGGAGTTGGTCGATGCGATCCTCTGGGTGCACCAGCAGCAGATCGAGAAGCAAGATTCCTACGCCCTGTTCAATATGTCAATGGAGCCGGCCCCGGCTATTCGCGACTACGTCGACGCAGTCTGCGATACAGCCGGCATCAAGCGCTACGTGCCGGAAGTCCCCTTCTCCCTGCTGCTGATCGCGTCGCATGGCATCAGCCTAGTTGCCGGCCTGGTAGGACTGAAGCAGCCATTCAGCCCGGTCCGGGTACGCAAGCTGGTGCGGCCAAACCATATCGTCCCCGGTTATCTCCTGTCCTCGGAGTACACCTTCAAATACAACCTCAACAGCGCATTTCGCGACTGGCGGACGCTGTGTCCGGACGACTGGAAATGA